From the Arctopsyche grandis isolate Sample6627 chromosome 11, ASM5162203v2, whole genome shotgun sequence genome, one window contains:
- the LOC143918637 gene encoding E3 SUMO-protein ligase ZBED1-like: MSSKRKHSPLWTHFTEDIDNKKAKCNHCSTIISIAGGSNGNLTRHMKTKHLLIPLTAERQTPILPSLNSLQSSQSTCESENIISASSNIVDSQQSMTQYIRRPPPVRKIEQIDKQLVKMVAKGHHALRIVEETEFRKLIELVSQCPGYKLPSRKTLSENLMSRIHNDVMAEAKIKVQAAPALSLSTDGWTSRNNDSYIAIVAHFINEETKLHSVLLGCINYKERHTSQNLCDFMKVVMAEWNISHKVAAIVSDNAANILSAVRLGDWRSISCFAHSLNLVVQEATKKICDVLGRVKNIVEFFNRSTQGKHKLAATQQQMNLPVLKLKQDVQTRWNSTFDMLKRIVQVKDAVIATVALLRPDLTLNEGDWEVIEEVLPLLSPFYEITVEISAEKNVTLSKIIILFDVQSLLKKGMEDRFKDIEKNMLYAECTILDPRFKTRGFKNQRACEMVVQALRNKIGQVQLVQGDTPEAVPTSSDASTSIPSNKNSCIWDEYDQEIQKITRPDNQLAAGIRELDKYLNEEYLNRKEDPLQWWHERRLIYPHVYAYVLKRFCVVATSVPCERVFSATGQVLNERRTLLHMFEPKALVAVAVAEKCYTIEVPQGIKSVDS; encoded by the exons ATGTCATCAAAAAGAAAACATAGCCCCTTGTGGACTCATTTTACAGAAgacattgataataaaaaagcgaAATGTAACCATTGTTCAACAATAATAAGTATTGCGGGCGGATCTAATGGTAATTTAACCCGacatatgaaaacaaaacaccTTTTGATCCCATTAACTGCTGAAAGACAAACACCGATATTACCTAGTTTAAACTCACTTCAATCAAGTCAAAGCACATGTGAATCAGAGAATATAATTTCAGCATCATCAAATATAGTAGACTCCCAACAATCGATGACCCAATACATTCGTAGACCACCGCCAGTTCGAAAGATTGAGCAAATTGATAAACAACTTGTCAAGATGGTAGCTAAAGGGCATCACGCCTTAAGAATCGTAGAAGAAACAGAATTTCGTAAACTTATTGAATTAGTTTCTCAATGCCCAGGCTATAAACTACCATCAAGAAAAACGTTATCGGAAAATTTAATGTCAAGAATTCACAATGACGTCATGGCTGAAGCAAAAATAAAGGTACAAGCAGCACCAGCGTTGTCTCTTAGTACTGATGGTTGGACGTCTAGAAATAACGACAGCTATATAGCTATTGTAgctcattttataaatgaagaGACTAAACTTCACTCAGTATTACTTGGTTGTATCAATTATAAAGAGCGACATACTAGTCAAAACTTGTGCGACTTTATGAAAGTTGTTATGGCAGAGTGGAACATTTCACACAAAGTTGCCGCCATTGTTAGCGATAATGCAGCAAATATCTTATCTGCTGTTAGACTTGGTGATTGGCGGTCCATCTCATGTTTCGCTCACTCTCTAAATCTTGTTGTACAAGAAGCTACGAAAAAGATATGTGACGTTTTGGGAAGAGTTAAAAATATTGTCGAGTTTTTTAATCGTAGCACACAAGGAAAACATAAATTGGCTGCTACGCAGCAGCAAATGAATTTGCCTGTTCTTAAGCTCAAGCAGGATGTACAAACCCGCTGGAATTCCACTTTTGACATGCTCAAGCGAATAGTACAGGTAAAGGATGCAGTGATTGCTACCGTTGCACTTCTACGCCCTGATTTAACTTTAAATGAAGGGGACTGGGAAGTAATAGAGGAAGTTTTACCGTTACTCAGTCCATTCTACGAGATTACCGTAGAAATAAGTGCCGAGAAAAACGTCActttatctaaaataataattttat ttgatGTGCAGTCTCTGCTAAAGAAAGGCATGGAAGATCGTTTCAAAGATATAGAGAAGAATATGTTATACGCAGAGTGTACGATTTTGGATCCTCGATTTAAGACGAGGGGATTCAAAAATCAAAGAGCCTGTGAAATGGTAGTACAAGCCCTTAGAAATAAAATCGGCCAAGTACAATTAGTTCAAGGGGATACTCCAGAGGCTGTTCCTACTTCCAGCGACGCATCAACATCTAtacctagtaataaaaatagctgCATATGGGATGAATACGACCAAGAGATACAAAAAATTACTAGGCCAGATAACCAGCTTGCTGCTGGCATTCGCGAATTAGATAAATACCTAAATGAAGAGTATCTAAATCGTAAAGAAGATCCGCTTCAATGGTGGCATGAACGTCGTTTGATATACCCTCACGTTTACGCGTatgttttgaaaagattttgtgTCGTAGCAACATCTGTGCCCTGCGAACGCGTTTTTTCAGCGACGGGTCAAGTCCTTAATGAACGTAGAACACTACT acatatgttcgagccaaaggcCCTCGTGGCCGTGGCCGTGGCAGAGAAGTGTTATACAATAGAAGTGCCCCAAGGCATCAAAAGTGTCGACAGTTGA
- the LOC143918815 gene encoding uncharacterized protein LOC143918815: MAVDEEVNMDTNTNTNTNTSVHHHWKGMLVVIVFSVAAFIIVSCFRLFAYLRKRFPVRVNCWFCNTNSWMPYHLKNCWNCKKCDQYNGFSADGNYNVVLDTRTANSKNYNKNIKNLPSANNGLCRKCNINQQLKIRQLSGFIPMNEKNFNAEVDTFKSHLEKIYSLCATCKRHVKQKLSSEKGLLLGTKLLDSRGKVEVAKKTQVINFIKDSLKNTLKIVIVTFLVFVVYNIVINLDLFLSKRVMYVTKKYFKDLYVQIKNVSSPHINKAVGVISHLTEGYGFNPTSIPQYSFLCTTFESYSNYSSKLELKYDVDIDVFSVMNAITMTGFVLQVLTHIFDMNLSLQHIVNDALWGFAIYISKSGIAYLYALQMLLAVVLFLNCDFGKGKKNKSPKNSKNKLKHLSNNRISNGSSDDDIFEDDSDSDSCSSIGSAREQNYFSQTNFKSSPSSLFSFDNGKENTRSPFSKNCQFNMTKDFLNKSYNFSEMSNRNEFELDKSIGSLSIGRQNKNGNNDPFFMTRQYNCTSPNIFMLSPTQFPKPILSPSRLTHGTQQSWVAGGYWGADSSQLLNNMHETRSSSSQSSGFESLTSSMYRRNVNSFPPSREESVSSECDKRNESFNTSSYHSPKSTASYYSFMPHKSPVYPSMKRNESIFIPSVPFDSNYGSAFAKPNPNKSFVPLSGPFSNSNHRSPP; this comes from the exons ATGGCTGTGGATGAGGAAGTGAACATGGACACCAACACCAACACCAACACCAACACATCCGTACACCACCACTGGAAGGGAATGCTCGTCGTGATCGTCTTCAGCGTGGCTGCATTCATTATAGTCTCGTGCTTTCGGCTCTTCGCTTACCTCAG AAAAAGATTCCCGGTGAGGGTGAACTGTTGGTTTTGCAACACCAATTCATGGATGCCGTACCATCTAAAAAATTGTTGGAATTGCAAGAAATGCGACCAATACAACGGATTCTCGGcg GACGGTAATTACAATGTAGTTTTGGACACTCGGACTGCTAattcaaaaaattacaataaaaacatcaaaaatttACCGTCGGCCAATAATGGCTTATGCCGAAAGTGTAATATAAATCAACAACTCAAAATAAGACAACTGTCTGGTTTCATTCCGATGAACGAGAAGAACTTCAATGCTGAAGTCGACACTTTCAA ATCACATTTGGAGAAAATATATTCACTATGCGCTACGTGTAAAAGACACGTTAAACAAAAGTTGTCATCTGAGAAAGGTCTACTCCTCGGAACCAAGTTGTTAGACTCTAGGGGTAAAGTGGAGGTTGCAAAGAAGACGCAagtgataaattttataaaagacTCGTTGAAGAACACTCTGAAAATAGTCATAGTTACGTTTCTAGTTTTCGTCGTTTATAATATAGTGATTAATTTAGATCTCTTCTTGTCGAAGCGGGTGATGTATGTCACGAAAAAGTATTTCAAAGACTTGTACGTTCAAATCAAAAACGTTTCTTCGCCGCACATCAACAAGGCGGTCGGCGTTATTTCGCACCTGACGGAAGGCTACGGCTTCAATCCGACGTCCATACCGCAGTATTCTTTCCTCTGTACGACCTTCGAATCGTACAGCAACTATAGCTCAAAGTTGGAGTTGAAATACGACGTGGACATAGACGTCTTCAGCGTCATGAACGCCATCACGATGACGGGATTCGTTCTGCAAGTGTTGACGCACATCTTCGACATGAACTTGAGCCTGCAGCACATCGTCAACGATGCACTCTGGGGATTCGCTATTTACATTTCGAAAAGTGGCATCGCATACTTATACGCTCTACAG aTGTTGCTTGCGGTTGTCTTGTTTTTAAATTGTGATTTCGGCAAAGGAAAGAAAAACAAGAGTCCAAAAAACTCTAAGAATAAATTGAAACACTTATCCAACAATAGAATATCAAACGGCAGCAGCGACGATGACATTTTCGAGGACGACTCTGACTCTGACTCGTGCTCGAGCATCGGCTCTGCACGGGAGCAGAACTACTTCAGCCAAACCAACTTCAAGTCGTCCCCCAGTTCGCTGTTCTCTTTCGACAACGGCAAGGAGAACACTCGGAGTCCATTTTCGAAAAATTGCCAATTCAACATGACCAAAGACTTTTTGAACAAATCGTACAACTTTTCGGAAATGAGCAACCGAAACGAATTCGAATTGGATAAGAGCATAGGCAGTTTGAGCATCGGACGGCAGAACAAAAACGGCAACAACGATCCGTTTTTCATGACTCGGCAATACAATTGCACCAGTCCGAACATATTCATGCTTTCTCCCACTCAATTTCCCAAACCGATCCTATCGCCGAGCAGGCTCACTCACGGCACACAGCAGTCTTGGGTCGCCGGAGGCTACTGGGGTGCCGACAGCTCCCAGCTGCTTAATAACATGCACGAAACCAGGAGCTCGTCCAGTCAGAGCTCCGGCTTCGAATCACTTACGTCGAGCATGTACCGTAGAAATGTCAACTCCTTCCCGCCGTCGAGGGAAGAATCCGTCTCCAGCGAGTGCGATAAGAGAAACGAGAGCTTCAACACCAGCTCCTATCACAGTCCCAAGTCCACAGCTTCCTACTACAGCTTCATGCCGCACAAATCTCCCGTATATCCGAGCATGAAACGCAACGAGTCAATATTTATACCGAGCGTGCCTTTCGATAGCAATTACGGGTCGGCGTTTGCGAAACCCAATCCGAACAAGTCGTTCGTACCCTTAAGTGGTCCGTTTAGCAATTCAAATCACAGATCTCCTCCGTAA